Part of the Candidatus Methylomirabilota bacterium genome, TGCATGGCCCGCATCAAGGGTCGTACGATCGGTCTGGCCCACCGGCCCGCCGCCCGGCCCCCTTCGAGCGCCCGATGAGCGATCGGTCCTCCGTCGTCACGGCCGCCACCGGACCGGCACCGCGCGCGATTCGGTTCGCGGCGCTGCACAACCGCGAGTACCGCCGGTACTTCCTGGCCGGCCTGCTGGCGATGGTGGCCGACAACATCGAGCACGTCATCAGCTACTGGGTCATCTTCCAGGCGTTCCACTCGCCCTCCCTGGCGGGCTTCGCCGTCATCAGCCACTGGCTGCCCTTCCTGGTCTTCTCCGTCTACGCCGGCGCCCTGGCCGACCGGTTCGACTGCCGCCCGCTGATCCAGGTCTCCCAGGCGCTCTTCATGGTGGCGTCCCTGGCGTGGGGCCTCCTGTTCCTCACCGGAACGCTCCAGATGTGGCACGCGGTCGTGATCCTGCTCATCCACGGCGCGGCTGGGGTGGTGGCGGCGCCGGCCACGCAGCTGATCCTCCACGACATCGTCGGCGTGGAGCATCTGCAGAGCGCGATCCGCCTCTATGCGAGCAGCCGCTATCTGTCCATCCTCCTCGGTCCGGCGGTCGGCGGCGGCCTCATGCTGCTCCTGGGACCGGCCTGGGGCCTGCTCGCGAACGTGCTCATCTACCTGCCCTTGTGCGCGTGGCTGATCCGCGTGCCGTACACGGGGCATCTTCACGCCGGCGATCGCCGGGGGCCGGCGCCGCGTTTCGGACTGCGCGAGGCGTGGGCGCTCTTTTCCCAGGTGCGCTCCGACCGGCGGATCACCGCGATGATCGTACTGGGTGGGGCGACCTCCTTCTTCGTGGGCAACGCGTTCCAGGCCCAGATGCCGGAGTACGCGCAAAATCTCGGCGCCGACGAGACGGGGATGCAGTACAGCGTCCTGCTCGCGGCCAACGCCGCCGGCGCCGTGATCGGCGCCGTGCTTCTGGAGAGCGCCAATCTCCTCCGGCCCAACGTCAGGACCGCGATCCTCTGCGCGATCGCCTGGGGCGTCACGATGGGGCTGTTCCCGGCGGCAGGCACCTACGGCCTGGCGGTGGCTCTGCTCGTCCTGGCCGGTATCTTCAACATCGCCTTCACGTCG contains:
- a CDS encoding MFS transporter, which gives rise to MSDRSSVVTAATGPAPRAIRFAALHNREYRRYFLAGLLAMVADNIEHVISYWVIFQAFHSPSLAGFAVISHWLPFLVFSVYAGALADRFDCRPLIQVSQALFMVASLAWGLLFLTGTLQMWHAVVILLIHGAAGVVAAPATQLILHDIVGVEHLQSAIRLYASSRYLSILLGPAVGGGLMLLLGPAWGLLANVLIYLPLCAWLIRVPYTGHLHAGDRRGPAPRFGLREAWALFSQVRSDRRITAMIVLGGATSFFVGNAFQAQMPEYAQNLGADETGMQYSVLLAANAAGAVIGAVLLESANLLRPNVRTAILCAIAWGVTMGLFPAAGTYGLAVALLVLAGIFNIAFTSMAQTLVQLLAPPRVRGSIVGLFNTAILGLRAGSGVTVGILGAFINIYWSLALSSAAVVVTALGLLFLDASPPRSGEP